GCGCGACCGAGCCGTCCAGGGTGCTCTCCATCACGGCCACCCGCGCGTACCTCTTCCACGGCCGGCCTAGGTACACCGGCGTCCTGCCGAGGTCGGACGCGCCGGCGATCCGGCACCTGTGGATGGAGATCCCCGTGTTCTGGTTCGGGTCGTCGCGGCCCTGCGCCGTGACGACGTCCTGCTGGCCCGGGCTGGGCTTCCTGGCCTGGATGTTGCAGCGCTGGAAGACCACGGCGGAGTTGCCGAAGATGAAGTCCACCGTGCCGGAGATGTCGGACTCGGCGTAGAACTGGCGGTTGGAGTGCGTGAAGAGCGTGTCCTGGTGCGCCTTGACCTCGCACTGGTACACGACGGAGCGGTCGCCGCCGACCAGCAGCGCCACCGCCTGGCCTTTGTCTGGTCCGGCGCTGTTCACGATGCTCAGGCCCTTGGCGATGAAGCCGGCGCCCATGGCAGCTGCATCGTCGTCGGTCATCGCAAAGATCACAAAGGGCGTTGGTTAGTTGGTTCATACTACTCGACAATAGGAGTGTACTGTTGAGAGACTTAAGAAAAAGTGGCAACATTCAAATGTGATCGACATGGCAAGTGAAACATCGCACTCGTTTCATTTTGGCGTGGTACGCTCTGTACTGCGTGtagagtactccctccgttccaaaaaaaatgcaattctCGCTTCTCGAGAGTCAATggttttcaaatttgatcaaaacttgtgcaaaagatATCAACATTTATAATACAAAACTAGTATCAATAGATTAATGATGGGATATATTTTCGTAATAGATTTTGGTCGATACATAAATGTTAATATTAATCATTATAGACGGTCAAACTTTAACAAATTTGACCGGCACGAATCCCATAATTGcgtttttttgggacggagggagtagatgaGATTGATCGATAAAGCCTAGAAAGATCTTTACACATAAAGAGAAAAAGTTTGCCACCAGATCCAAGAGTACATGCCCACGTACGTACCCAAGGTGGCGGAGGAGTAGGTGGTGTAGCCGCCGGCGACGCTCTTGTCTCCGCCGATGATGGTCTTCCCCTTGCCGTCGCCCACCAGCATCACGTCCTCCTGCTGGTACGAGATGCTCACGCTCTCCTTGTACAGCCCGGTCTTCACGTGGATCACCTTCCTTCTCGatcctcctgctccgccgcggccgctcgcCTTGGTTCCCACCGGCGCCGTGACGGCGGCGATCGCCTCGTTGATGCTTCTGTGCGTCCCGCTGCCGTCCAGCGCCACCACGGCGTCGGGCGTGACGACTCTGGTCGCCGGAGACTCGAGGAGCCTCCTGTCGTGCTCGGGCAACCAGGACGGGAACACGGTGCCTTTATTAGGTGACGAcgtcgcggcgggcggtgggACGCCCTTGACCTTGTTGACGTGcagcgccagggcggtgcgGATGAACCGCGCGAGCGCCGCGACCTGCTTGCGCACGGCGTTGCGCCCCGCGGggccccgcgcggcggcggcgaggctgtcGTCGCACGTGCCCTGGTTCGTCAGCGCGGCGCTGAGCCACGTCGTGGCCCCGGCCGCGTCGGCCGCGCGCCCCTCGAGCGCGTCGCGGAGCTGGGCGAGGCTGATGTCGAGCAGCTCGGCGCAGTCGTGCATGCCCGACGGCGGCGAAGCCGGCGCGGACGCGGAGAGGTTGCGCGCCAGCGAGAGCGCCGTCGTGGCCCTGGCCATCGCGAATTGGACGGACGCCGCGAACGGGTCCCCGGCCGACCGCGCCTCGGCCGACGTGAGCGCGGTCTCGCACGCGCTCGGGTCCGGCGTCGACCGGCAGATCGACGTGACGTTCACGCTGGACGGCGGTGCCGACGCCGACGTGGCGGCGATCCTCGAGACGGCGGCCGCGTTGCCGACCATCGATGCCGCCTCGTCTCCCTTTCCGGCAGCGACAGGCGCCACCGTCGCGAGAGCCAGCACCGTGGCCATGGCGCAGGACCATGCAACGATGGGTAGCCTTCTCTTCGCCTGCCTCTCTGGCGAGCTTGCCCCACCAAACGTTTCCATGGTTCTAGCTGATCGAGGCTGAGCTGCCTGTGCGGGTCTTGGCTGTTGTGTACTTGTTGAGTCGATAGCTGCAGGTTACAGTGCGAAAGGCAAAGGGGTTTTATAGAGTTGGCACAGTGCCTTTTGCCGCATAATCAATGCTCGGCCAAGGGTGAGTTTAGGGGAGAAACTGAAATATGTTGAGGGCCTAGTTCATCTTCAATTCTTCAATCACGGTCTACTAGTTATAAATCGTCAGGAGCAGGAACTTTTTGACATTTACGGAATTACGGTGCTCGGGAGATATTGGTAATTGGTACCTCGGTGGTAGCTTTATTTAGACGAACCCTCCATCACTTTATTATACGAATTTTGGCACAGTATACCCAAACTTTTTCGTTGAAGTACATTGAGGTTGTTCGGCTGATCCAGTGAATAGTGTTCGGCTGGTAGAATAAATAGTATTATGTGAAAGGAGATAAGCCAAGACAAGTCGAAATTGGATCAGCCGAACAACCCCATTAAGTAATCATTCAACGAGTACCAAAAATAGGCTAGTACAATCATTCTGTGatgtaaaaaaaatcaagctGAGCATAGCAACATCGAAAAATAGCAAGCCTAAACTAAAACCACTAGCTATAGAGATCGAAATTTCTATTCACTAACTACGCCGACATAAGGTAATTCCACCGAGCCCATATACAACTTGCCGCCTTCCCTCTCCATTACCTTAGTCGGTCTTACGCTCTTGGATCCTTTCATCACCTGGACCACTTGCCCGTCAGCATTGATCCTCACAGCGAGAAGGTGGCTATCGGGACCAAATGGCAATTCCATCTTCTCCCGGTGCAGTGCTATCCAAAATCCACCTTTAAGGTCAGCCCTCACGTTGTCAGGATAGCCCGGTAGATCGGCAAGCGGCTCTGATGTGCCTGCCTTGGGACCCTTGATCCAATACCTCATCAACTTGCACGGTCCGGTGAGTGCTACGACAAGGTGTGTTCGATCGGCATTGATAGCGAGACCATTAGGGTACGTGATACCGGATTGTAGCACGGTGACACTCTTCGTCTTCGGGTCATACTTCATAAGGTGGCCCGTCGAGTCTCCAGTAGCCGTGACTCTCTCATGCTGCGACCGCTGATAGTTCATGCTACTGTCCGTAAAGAACACTTCTCCggtgacctggtcgacgtcgaCGCCGTTGGTGAAGCGGAGCGGCACGCCATCGATCTCGTTGGCCAGAACCGTCGCCTTGCCGCCGCCCGGGCCGACACGCATTAGCCCCTTGTACGCGTCGGCGATGTAGAGGTTGCCGGACTTGTAGTGGAAGCGCAGGCCCAACGGGCGGCCACAAATGCTCTCCGTGACTTCCGCCGGCCGAGTTCTAGACGCGGTGCAGGCCTTGGCGCTGTAGGCCGACCAGCGGCGCGCCTGCCCGTTCCACTTCAAGACGCGTCCGTCAGAGACGCCGCTTAGGGGCCCATGCTGTCGCCGTCGAAGGCGACGCTCTCCGGGCCGCGCAGCAGCGACCCGCGGAGTGGCAGGTGCAGGCTCCGGCTGCCGTCAATAATAGAGGCTGTTCCGGGAAcggggcgtgcggcggcgcacggttgGAGGAGGAGAGCCAGGACAGCGAGCAACGAGATCGCCACCGTCAGAATCTTCTTCCCGGCGACGTTTCCCATGATTGCTTCGCTTGCGTGAGCGCTGCCTCGCACTGCAGACAGGGTGCGTGGACTAGGCCCTTGGGTTGGCTGCTGAACGTTGGTGACCGCCGGCTCTGGCTTGGCTTTGCCTTCGATGGAGAGAAGCGCAGGGTGCCTCGGCCTTTTATGGGGGCCTTGCAACTATGCTGTTTTCCGAGTCGGTGGTAGGCTGGACTAGCTCGGACTCCGACTTGGTGTATCCCAGGCCTTCCGATCAGGATGAGCTGATTACTGCTGGTGCTTCCGATTCACATACGGATCAGTGGCCGCAGTGCTTTTGCGTATTTACTTTGGACGCGGGCCAAACGGGACCGTGATCAGCAACAACTAGCATTCAAAAAGAACTTCAAAGTATGTAGCTCGACCATTCATTACAAAGAAGGGCTAGCCGGGTAGGACGACTCACCAGGCGGGAGAGCAACCGTGCACCAAAATTACACGATTTCAGTTGATCATCATTGTCATCAATTGGCAATATAACTTTGCTTCTAACTTGAATTAAGATAGGGCGAACCCGAGTGCATTGTACTGACATCAAATCAAAGGTGCCACACGATGGTTTGAGTAGCTAGAAGCAATGTGCAGTCTGTGGTTGGGCGGGGGGCAGTACACTACTGAAGCAATGTGCCACACTATGGTTTGAGTAGGTGCTATTTCATTGACTAAAGTAATGCTGAACATTCGAGTTACACACAGTAAATAGTGCACATTTACAAAAATCTGAATCGTATTGCACGATCAACCCATGGCCTCTCTTAGAGTTGCATGAATCAACTAGTGCAACATTCAACTGTTTACCTGGAGGGAGTTTTTCATCATCAGCACATTCATATCCGTTCCACTTCAGAGTTCTTCAATCTCCCGCTTAAATTGTCAATGGACATCCCATTTCCATCGCCGGGACAAATGGTCAAAGGCTGTGTCCCCCCAAGTACCATCAGTGCCGCTATCAATCCGTTCGAGTTGTTGGTTGGGCACTCAAACTACTTTGGCTGGTTCCAAGAGAAGGCTCATCATTCATGTTCTGGTGCCTTCTCACCTAGCAAGTGAGGATACCTACATAGTGAACGGATTTATATTTTAAATATACTTTACAATTGATTGATAGTGATAATATAACTTTAAGTCTTGAACAAAAATTAAGCAACAACTAGAATTATCTCGAAATTTTTGTAATTGTTCAATTTATTATGATAAAAAAGAAGATTACTTTCTGTTGAACGGAACATAGAACTGCCTGCAA
This window of the Panicum virgatum strain AP13 chromosome 1K, P.virgatum_v5, whole genome shotgun sequence genome carries:
- the LOC120657914 gene encoding pectinesterase-like; its protein translation is METFGGASSPERQAKRRLPIVAWSCAMATVLALATVAPVAAGKGDEAASMVGNAAAVSRIAATSASAPPSSVNVTSICRSTPDPSACETALTSAEARSAGDPFAASVQFAMARATTALSLARNLSASAPASPPSGMHDCAELLDISLAQLRDALEGRAADAAGATTWLSAALTNQGTCDDSLAAAARGPAGRNAVRKQVAALARFIRTALALHVNKVKGVPPPAATSSPNKGTVFPSWLPEHDRRLLESPATRVVTPDAVVALDGSGTHRSINEAIAAVTAPVGTKASGRGGAGGSRRKVIHVKTGLYKESVSISYQQEDVMLVGDGKGKTIIGGDKSVAGGYTTYSSATLAAMGAGFIAKGLSIVNSAGPDKGQAVALLVGGDRSVVYQCEVKAHQDTLFTHSNRQFYAESDISGTVDFIFGNSAVVFQRCNIQARKPSPGQQDVVTAQGRDDPNQNTGISIHRCRIAGASDLGRTPVYLGRPWKRYARVAVMESTLDGSVAPAGWLAWPDQPAPSTTLYYGEYRNTGAGAETKGRVTWTGVHTSLSTADATGFTVEKFIMGNSWLGATGVGYTSGL